A section of the Methanocellales archaeon genome encodes:
- a CDS encoding chorismate mutase — MLRDVREEIQKIDDQIIELIAHRTGLAEKILDAKKKENVEIDDEEQNKVVLKRAVEAATEHGMDVGAVKRIYEILIKMSIERQRELSGRGKLQPS; from the coding sequence ATGCTAAGGGATGTTAGGGAAGAAATCCAGAAAATTGATGACCAAATCATCGAGCTCATAGCTCATCGAACTGGTCTGGCAGAGAAGATATTGGACGCAAAGAAAAAGGAGAATGTGGAAATCGATGACGAGGAGCAGAACAAGGTGGTGCTAAAACGGGCGGTGGAAGCGGCGACAGAACATGGTATGGACGTGGGCGCAGTGAAGCGAATCTACGAGATCCTCATAAAGATGAGCATAGAGCGCCAGCGTGAGTTGAGCGGAAGAGGAAAGTTACAGCCATCATAG